A portion of the Adhaeribacter radiodurans genome contains these proteins:
- a CDS encoding RagB/SusD family nutrient uptake outer membrane protein, translating to MKKNIIRYVLISMFSGAILTACNDDFLNTQPLDKATGELVWSDAALAESFVTDLYNGLNAGMLDQQNMETITDNALYNFGKQDIMEANVSPANVGWVSGNYEWSAMYRRIRAANIALQNLASPKFDNAGTVSADRLKGEAYFMRAYYYNQMLRWYGAIPIVKKPYDLNNPDFTIARNTYEECVDFIVSDLDSAALLLQGKTLAAGRATQGAALALKARVLTYAASDLHDIPTASAKSPVIAGAPNKEQLGYISGDQTARWQKARDAAKAVMDLNIYGYKLDESLNAPVTPEEGQQNYINMYLSRGGGEREAIFSRYFLNTKDEWGAWYPRNNMPNGYHGWTSSEPTQNLVDDYEMMDGTKFDWKKPEHAAAPYQNRDPRFYATVLYDGAQWKPRTSDGKGIDPYGQIQMGTYQIGSASNPTTYFGLDTRNSSIENWNGTRTGYAIRKFINIDPGIEDQNTRQEVPSPQIRFTEVVFNYIEASLELGDEAEALKWLNRIRFRVGMPAVNESGAALVERYRNERNVEMTFEEQRFYDTRRWMIAPDVLGEKVKIVKITGTLKPGKTVQVYKYDPENYTYTYTVQDIDPGVENRRWDDKMYFMPIHRDEMNRNNKLVQNPGYQ from the coding sequence ATGAAAAAAAATATAATAAGATACGTTCTCATATCTATGTTTTCCGGAGCCATCCTTACCGCGTGTAATGATGATTTCCTGAATACGCAGCCTCTGGATAAAGCCACGGGAGAATTGGTTTGGAGTGACGCCGCTCTAGCCGAGTCGTTTGTAACCGATCTTTACAATGGTTTAAACGCTGGGATGTTGGATCAGCAAAACATGGAAACCATTACGGATAATGCGTTGTACAATTTCGGCAAGCAGGATATTATGGAAGCCAACGTGAGTCCGGCTAATGTGGGTTGGGTAAGTGGTAACTACGAGTGGAGTGCCATGTACCGCCGCATCCGGGCAGCCAATATTGCCTTGCAGAACCTGGCCTCTCCTAAGTTCGATAATGCTGGTACTGTGTCTGCGGATAGATTAAAAGGCGAAGCCTACTTTATGCGGGCTTACTATTATAACCAAATGCTGCGGTGGTACGGAGCAATTCCTATTGTAAAAAAGCCTTATGACCTAAATAACCCAGACTTTACTATTGCCCGGAATACTTACGAAGAATGTGTAGATTTTATTGTTAGTGATCTCGACTCGGCAGCCTTATTACTGCAAGGTAAAACGTTAGCTGCAGGCCGGGCTACTCAAGGTGCCGCTCTGGCCCTGAAAGCGCGGGTACTAACCTACGCGGCTAGTGATTTGCACGATATTCCTACCGCCAGCGCTAAATCGCCGGTTATAGCGGGTGCACCTAACAAAGAGCAATTGGGATATATTAGCGGCGACCAGACAGCCCGTTGGCAGAAAGCCCGGGATGCGGCTAAAGCAGTAATGGATTTAAATATCTACGGGTATAAATTAGATGAATCCCTGAATGCTCCCGTAACACCAGAAGAAGGACAGCAGAATTACATAAACATGTATTTGTCCCGCGGGGGCGGAGAGAGAGAAGCCATATTTTCACGGTACTTTCTTAACACCAAAGATGAGTGGGGCGCTTGGTATCCACGCAACAATATGCCGAACGGTTATCATGGCTGGACTTCCAGTGAGCCTACCCAAAACCTGGTAGATGATTATGAAATGATGGATGGCACCAAGTTCGACTGGAAAAAACCAGAACATGCGGCTGCTCCTTACCAGAACCGCGATCCCCGTTTTTATGCCACTGTTTTGTATGATGGTGCACAATGGAAGCCTCGTACCTCCGATGGTAAAGGCATAGATCCTTATGGTCAGATTCAGATGGGAACGTACCAGATAGGCAGTGCCAGCAATCCTACCACCTACTTTGGTTTAGATACCCGGAATAGTTCTATTGAAAACTGGAACGGAACCAGGACTGGTTATGCTATTCGCAAATTCATAAACATCGATCCAGGTATTGAAGACCAGAACACCCGGCAAGAAGTGCCTTCGCCGCAAATCAGGTTTACCGAAGTAGTATTTAATTATATCGAAGCTTCTTTAGAATTAGGAGATGAAGCCGAAGCTTTAAAATGGTTAAATCGAATCCGTTTCCGGGTAGGTATGCCAGCGGTTAACGAATCCGGAGCTGCTTTGGTGGAGCGTTACCGCAATGAGCGTAATGTAGAAATGACGTTTGAAGAGCAACGATTCTATGACACCCGCCGCTGGATGATTGCTCCGGATGTCTTGGGTGAGAAGGTTAAAATTGTCAAGATTACCGGTACTTTAAAGCCGGGTAAAACCGTGCAGGTTTATAAATACGATCCGGAAAATTATACCTATACCTACACCGTACAGGATATCGACCCAGGCGTAGAAAACCGTCGTTGGGATGATAAAATGTACTTTATGCCTATTCACCGCGACGAAATGAACCGGAATAATAAACTGGTTCAGAACCCAGGTTACCAATAA
- a CDS encoding SusC/RagA family TonB-linked outer membrane protein, translating to MKYFILLHLLLFSITESFAQVSVKGKITGETGEGLPGVTILLKGTSTGATTDTDGNFSLNLPSGTGTLVVSFIGYQTQEVPVNNRTTINLSLAPDTKALEEVVVVGYGEQKKVTVTGAVTQVKGEELVKSPAVNLSNSIAGRMPGVIATNRSGEPGYDGSSIRIRGSNTLGNNSALVVIDGVPDRAGGFERLNPADIESISVLKDAAAAIYGSRAANGVILVTTKRGKTGKPELSYSFNQGWARPTIVPKMATASQYAEMVNEIDLYNLPVQYWNAASEAFKTTGTFTRPDNGAVTNATFKPDDMQKFRDGSDPWGHPNTDWFDDALKPWSPQSKHNLQLLGGSENVKYLASLGYQNQDAFYRNSATGYKQYDLRLNLDATVNKYITTQLGVVGRQENRFFPTRSAGSIFRMLMRGYPYRPAYWPNGLPGPDIENGEQPVLITTNASGYDRDTRYYLQSNGKIDVTLPWVKGLKLTGSAALDKYVQQTKRFAIPWYIYSWDNTSYEADGVTPKLQKVPRGPAQGEMGQSTGDQLNALLTGIISYERTFGSHAVTLLAGVNKETSNRNFFSANRRYFSSTAIDQLFAGSDREKDNFGSAWERARLSYFGRAGYNFKEKYIAEFLWRYDGSYMFPESSRYGFFPGITAGWRISEEEFFKKNISFISSLKLRGSWGQLGNDNVEFGGVLREYDYLATYAYGSYPIGGQIAQTLFENGVPNTNLTWEVADNKGLGLDGQLLDGKIFFELDVFKNNRSNILWRRNASIPTTTGMTLPAENIGKVSNKGYEFNVGYNGTAGDFTYNVSVNGGYAKNKIEFWDETPGAPEWQRSTGRMMNTGLFYIYDGIFTTQADIDNNISPATGKPYDYSGVGASTLRPGDMKFKDVNNDGKLNGDDMVRRDKNNQPTFQGGLNLGARYKGFDLSILFQGAKGGEIYLQTESGTIGNFLSWSYENRWTVDNPSTEHPRTVDRNNQYFSNNNTYWLKNTDYVRLKNFEVGYTLPKGIGQRFGISNLRVYVNGLNLITWDKTDVFDPESLNGNVQYYPQSKILNTGVTVSF from the coding sequence ATGAAGTATTTTATACTACTTCATCTTTTGTTATTTTCAATTACCGAATCCTTTGCCCAGGTATCGGTAAAAGGTAAAATAACCGGTGAAACTGGGGAGGGATTACCCGGCGTAACTATATTGCTTAAAGGAACTTCTACAGGGGCTACTACTGATACCGATGGTAATTTTTCTCTTAATTTACCAAGTGGCACGGGTACTCTGGTGGTTTCCTTTATTGGATACCAAACGCAGGAAGTTCCGGTAAATAACCGTACTACAATTAATTTATCTTTAGCTCCCGATACCAAAGCCTTAGAAGAAGTGGTAGTAGTAGGTTACGGCGAGCAAAAGAAAGTTACCGTTACGGGTGCAGTTACTCAAGTAAAAGGAGAGGAACTGGTAAAATCGCCGGCTGTTAACCTGTCTAACTCCATTGCCGGTCGGATGCCTGGTGTTATTGCCACTAACCGCAGTGGGGAACCCGGCTATGATGGTTCTTCTATCCGGATTCGGGGTTCTAACACCTTAGGAAATAATAGTGCTTTGGTCGTAATTGATGGCGTACCAGATCGGGCTGGTGGATTCGAACGTTTAAATCCGGCCGACATTGAAAGTATATCTGTATTAAAAGATGCGGCAGCGGCTATTTACGGATCGCGGGCAGCTAATGGTGTTATTTTAGTTACCACTAAACGTGGCAAAACCGGAAAACCAGAATTATCTTACTCCTTTAACCAAGGCTGGGCACGACCTACTATTGTGCCTAAAATGGCTACCGCCTCTCAGTATGCCGAAATGGTAAATGAGATAGACTTATATAACTTGCCTGTACAATACTGGAATGCGGCTTCAGAAGCTTTTAAAACTACAGGTACCTTTACTCGCCCTGATAACGGAGCAGTTACCAATGCTACTTTCAAGCCCGATGATATGCAAAAGTTCCGGGATGGTTCTGATCCTTGGGGGCACCCCAATACTGATTGGTTTGATGACGCTTTAAAACCCTGGTCGCCGCAATCTAAGCATAACCTGCAATTATTAGGCGGTTCAGAGAATGTAAAATATCTGGCCTCATTAGGGTATCAGAACCAGGACGCCTTTTACCGGAATTCGGCAACTGGCTATAAGCAATATGATTTGCGCCTGAACCTGGACGCTACGGTTAATAAATATATTACCACTCAATTAGGAGTAGTAGGCCGTCAGGAAAATCGCTTTTTCCCTACCCGGTCAGCTGGTTCTATTTTCCGGATGCTGATGCGCGGTTATCCCTACCGTCCGGCTTACTGGCCAAACGGCTTACCAGGACCAGATATTGAAAATGGCGAACAACCAGTCCTGATTACTACAAATGCTTCGGGTTACGACCGGGATACCCGGTATTACCTGCAAAGTAATGGTAAAATAGACGTTACTCTTCCGTGGGTGAAAGGCTTGAAACTTACTGGTAGTGCCGCATTGGATAAGTATGTTCAGCAAACTAAACGATTTGCTATTCCATGGTACATTTATAGCTGGGATAATACTAGTTATGAAGCCGATGGAGTAACGCCTAAACTGCAGAAAGTGCCACGCGGACCAGCTCAGGGCGAAATGGGGCAGAGCACCGGCGACCAGTTGAATGCTCTCCTTACCGGTATTATATCGTACGAGCGCACATTTGGCAGCCATGCTGTTACCTTGTTAGCTGGTGTAAATAAAGAAACCTCTAACCGTAATTTTTTCAGCGCTAACCGCCGTTATTTCAGTTCTACCGCCATCGATCAGTTGTTTGCAGGTAGTGATAGAGAGAAAGATAATTTCGGTAGTGCCTGGGAACGGGCTCGTTTGAGCTATTTTGGCCGGGCTGGTTACAACTTTAAGGAAAAATATATTGCTGAATTCTTATGGCGCTACGATGGTTCTTACATGTTTCCGGAGAGTTCCCGTTATGGTTTCTTCCCTGGAATTACGGCAGGCTGGAGAATTTCTGAAGAAGAATTCTTTAAAAAGAACATCAGCTTTATCAGCAGCTTAAAACTTCGGGGATCCTGGGGCCAGTTAGGTAACGATAACGTAGAATTTGGCGGGGTGCTAAGGGAGTACGATTATCTGGCAACCTACGCCTATGGTTCTTACCCTATTGGTGGCCAAATTGCTCAAACCTTATTCGAAAATGGCGTACCTAATACCAATTTAACTTGGGAAGTGGCCGATAATAAAGGCTTAGGCTTAGATGGCCAGTTACTAGACGGTAAAATTTTCTTTGAATTAGACGTATTTAAAAACAATCGTTCTAATATCTTATGGCGCCGGAATGCTTCTATTCCAACTACCACCGGTATGACTTTGCCAGCCGAGAACATTGGAAAAGTGAGTAACAAAGGATACGAGTTTAATGTAGGTTACAACGGTACTGCCGGCGATTTTACCTATAATGTAAGTGTGAATGGCGGTTACGCTAAAAACAAAATTGAATTCTGGGACGAAACACCCGGGGCTCCTGAGTGGCAGCGGTCTACCGGCCGGATGATGAATACAGGTTTATTTTACATCTACGACGGTATATTCACTACGCAGGCAGACATTGATAACAACATTTCTCCGGCAACTGGTAAACCTTATGATTACAGCGGGGTAGGTGCTAGCACGCTACGTCCGGGTGATATGAAGTTTAAGGATGTAAACAACGATGGTAAACTAAATGGCGACGACATGGTACGCCGGGATAAAAACAATCAACCTACCTTCCAGGGTGGTTTAAATTTGGGCGCCCGTTACAAAGGCTTTGACTTATCCATTTTGTTCCAGGGAGCAAAAGGTGGTGAAATTTACCTGCAAACGGAATCAGGCACTATTGGTAACTTCCTTTCTTGGAGTTACGAAAACCGCTGGACCGTTGACAATCCTAGCACCGAGCATCCCCGCACCGTAGACCGCAACAACCAGTATTTCTCTAATAATAACACCTACTGGTTAAAGAATACTGATTATGTTCGTCTGAAGAATTTTGAAGTGGGCTACACCTTGCCTAAAGGTATTGGTCAACGATTTGGCATCAGCAATTTGCGGGTTTATGTAAATGGGTTAAATTTAATTACCTGGGACAAAACCGATGTGTTCGATCCAGAATCTTTAAATGGCAACGTGCAGTACTATCCGCAATCCAAAATTCTTAACACGGGGGTAACAGTATCCTTTTAG
- a CDS encoding DUF3891 family protein: MIVNLVKEGWEIIYQQAHALLAAQIAFAWRTADRPRRWVDTLAAIAQHDDGQRSWAGKVGLTAAGAPANFTMLPFSLEQARQVMEEARFQGQWRSLLTSMHLSFLYEELRGQNKTTDAFLDEQLQNQAIWCKVIKVTKKEAQKAYDLMQWCDRLSLILCRRELPESERALEISAGPDGVRYDVRQQKDGSVQVIPWPFELNKFTVEVEASYLAQLQFESEAELDTALRQAPIRTNYWELVK; the protein is encoded by the coding sequence ATGATCGTAAATTTGGTAAAAGAAGGATGGGAAATAATCTACCAGCAGGCCCATGCTTTATTAGCTGCTCAAATTGCTTTTGCTTGGCGCACCGCTGATCGCCCAAGGCGCTGGGTAGATACCTTGGCTGCTATTGCTCAACACGACGATGGACAACGCTCTTGGGCGGGTAAAGTGGGGTTAACTGCTGCCGGAGCGCCGGCTAATTTTACCATGTTGCCTTTTTCGCTGGAACAAGCCCGGCAAGTAATGGAAGAAGCCCGGTTTCAGGGACAATGGCGGTCGTTGCTAACTTCTATGCATCTTTCTTTTTTGTACGAAGAGTTACGTGGTCAGAACAAAACCACCGATGCTTTTCTGGATGAACAATTACAAAACCAAGCCATCTGGTGCAAAGTAATAAAAGTAACGAAAAAAGAAGCTCAAAAAGCTTACGATTTAATGCAATGGTGCGATCGCTTATCGCTGATTTTGTGCCGGCGCGAATTGCCCGAATCCGAACGTGCGCTGGAAATTAGCGCTGGGCCTGATGGCGTACGCTACGATGTGCGGCAACAAAAAGACGGCAGTGTTCAGGTAATACCTTGGCCGTTTGAACTAAATAAATTTACTGTAGAGGTAGAGGCTTCTTATTTAGCGCAACTGCAGTTTGAATCGGAAGCAGAGTTAGATACAGCGCTGCGGCAAGCTCCTATCCGTACAAATTATTGGGAATTGGTAAAGTAG
- a CDS encoding DUF4403 family protein has translation MRFIIHCYTFLFSLVTSALLISGCQQTATIKTTAPDQKVTAAPAFERKLSTITVPISFQATTLETKLNQELSGILYKDDNLEGDNMAITVSKMGNLGMRAEQNKIYFTLPLHIFAKGRWKWEACKICPVIDKTESTEFDVVVKTESLLSFTEDYKVKTVTTGDFDWGATKPTLTIGPLKIGLARFIEPAMQNQMARLSGMLDQEIQNRLNIRQYVQQAWLKLQEPIQLDKTYNAWLTVTPQDIRISPLQAANGEMNMRIGFNSFIETVTNGKPQVKVNPNLPKLITDNRLADNVQIGLIGEVPYPHATKLIQEQVAGKTFTFENGKQQITINNAEISGSGDKLVVMLDVNGKAKTGLFTKKIVGKVFLKGIPYYDAATASIRIRDVDYDLQTKDQLLKTASWLAKGRFIRNIQDQINFPVKTQLEQARTLLQNSLDQSARVNDAILLKGNIRSFTPDNIYLTPTSIKAVVNAEGNLTVQIVKL, from the coding sequence ATGCGATTTATCATTCATTGTTATACTTTTTTATTTTCACTCGTTACCAGCGCTTTACTTATTTCGGGTTGTCAGCAAACGGCAACTATCAAAACAACGGCTCCCGATCAGAAGGTAACGGCTGCGCCGGCTTTTGAACGGAAACTGTCCACGATTACGGTGCCCATTTCTTTTCAGGCTACTACCCTCGAAACCAAGCTGAATCAAGAACTAAGTGGTATTTTGTATAAAGACGATAACCTGGAAGGCGATAATATGGCCATAACTGTAAGTAAAATGGGTAATTTAGGTATGCGGGCCGAGCAGAATAAAATTTACTTTACATTGCCCTTGCATATTTTCGCAAAAGGACGCTGGAAATGGGAAGCCTGCAAAATATGTCCGGTAATTGATAAAACCGAAAGCACGGAATTTGATGTGGTAGTAAAAACCGAAAGTTTGCTTTCTTTTACTGAAGATTATAAAGTTAAAACCGTTACTACCGGCGATTTTGATTGGGGTGCCACCAAACCTACTCTAACGATAGGTCCATTAAAAATTGGTTTAGCCCGTTTTATAGAACCCGCCATGCAGAACCAGATGGCGCGCTTATCGGGAATGTTGGATCAGGAAATTCAGAACCGGCTCAACATCCGGCAGTACGTACAGCAAGCCTGGTTAAAATTACAAGAGCCCATTCAGTTAGATAAAACGTATAATGCCTGGCTTACCGTTACCCCGCAAGACATCCGAATCTCCCCGCTGCAGGCTGCGAATGGTGAAATGAATATGCGCATTGGTTTTAACTCGTTTATCGAAACGGTAACGAATGGCAAACCGCAAGTAAAAGTAAATCCTAATTTACCCAAGCTTATTACAGACAACCGCCTGGCCGATAATGTACAAATAGGCTTGATTGGCGAAGTACCTTACCCGCACGCTACCAAATTAATACAAGAACAAGTTGCTGGTAAAACGTTTACTTTCGAGAACGGCAAACAACAAATTACAATCAACAACGCCGAGATAAGCGGTAGCGGCGATAAGTTAGTAGTAATGCTAGACGTGAACGGTAAAGCAAAAACCGGCCTATTTACTAAAAAAATTGTTGGTAAAGTATTTCTAAAAGGTATCCCTTACTACGATGCTGCTACTGCCAGTATCCGCATCCGCGATGTGGATTACGATTTGCAAACGAAAGATCAACTATTAAAAACAGCTAGTTGGCTGGCCAAAGGCAGATTTATCCGGAACATTCAGGATCAAATTAATTTTCCGGTTAAAACGCAACTCGAGCAAGCCCGTACCTTGCTACAAAACTCTCTCGACCAATCGGCCCGCGTAAACGATGCTATTTTGCTTAAAGGTAACATCCGCTCCTTTACCCCGGATAATATTTACCTGACGCCAACTTCGATAAAAGCCGTAGTAAATGCCGAAGGAAATCTGACGGTTCAAATAGTAAAACTATAA
- a CDS encoding heavy-metal-associated domain-containing protein, which produces MKTLKFKTNINCSNCVATAKPFLDSLPDNTTWKVDTTNPEKILTVQGEGVSTEEVVEKVKQAGFKIEEQKSLFGKLFS; this is translated from the coding sequence ATGAAAACTTTAAAATTTAAAACCAATATCAATTGCAGTAATTGCGTAGCTACCGCCAAGCCATTTTTAGATTCTTTACCAGATAATACCACTTGGAAAGTAGATACAACTAACCCCGAGAAAATACTAACAGTACAGGGCGAAGGAGTTTCTACGGAGGAAGTGGTTGAAAAAGTAAAGCAAGCCGGCTTTAAAATAGAAGAACAGAAAAGCTTATTCGGCAAATTATTTTCATAA
- a CDS encoding rhodanese-like domain-containing protein — protein MKIEQFEDKGLAHFSYIISSEGQMAVIDPARNPQPYYEYANLHDACIIAVIETHPHADFVSSHQEIGHTKEATIYASKLTGATYEHQAFDEGDSIQVGEITLHALNTPGHSPDSISVLVKDEAGQPVALFSGDTLFIGDVGRPDLRENVGSITAKREELARQMYYSVREKIMPLPDAVVVYPAHGAGSLCGKGMSDAKRSSIGAEKKSNPALQTTSEADFVNYLLADQLFVPKYFGHAVELNKHGAPTYKQAVNQVPHLPPQYQLDKNTLIIDARPDKLFKQGHFPGAINLQDGAKFETWLGSVVGPEEKFYLIVDSVLTLETIIAKTAKIGYERNIKGALVNPENQTEKSEITDTDVFKSDPDAFTIIDIRNHNEVKEGKFFPTAIPIPLPELRERISEIPTDKPIMVHCAGGYRSAAGASIIARKIKNQPVYDLSEAIKDFS, from the coding sequence ATGAAAATAGAGCAGTTCGAAGATAAAGGTCTGGCCCATTTCTCTTATATAATAAGTAGCGAAGGCCAGATGGCAGTAATTGATCCGGCCCGTAATCCGCAGCCTTATTACGAATATGCAAATTTGCACGATGCTTGTATTATAGCCGTAATAGAGACGCATCCGCACGCCGATTTTGTGAGCAGTCACCAGGAAATTGGGCATACCAAAGAAGCAACTATTTATGCCAGTAAACTTACCGGTGCCACTTACGAACACCAGGCTTTTGACGAGGGCGATAGTATTCAGGTAGGAGAAATTACCTTGCATGCCCTTAATACTCCGGGGCATTCGCCGGATAGCATTTCGGTGCTGGTAAAAGATGAAGCAGGCCAACCTGTAGCGCTATTTTCCGGCGACACCTTATTTATCGGCGATGTGGGGCGTCCTGATTTACGGGAAAACGTGGGCAGCATTACGGCGAAACGCGAAGAACTGGCCCGGCAAATGTATTATTCTGTCCGTGAAAAAATTATGCCTTTACCCGACGCTGTAGTGGTGTATCCTGCCCATGGAGCAGGTTCGTTGTGCGGCAAAGGCATGAGCGACGCTAAGCGCAGTTCTATTGGAGCAGAGAAAAAAAGCAACCCGGCCTTGCAGACTACTAGTGAAGCAGACTTTGTAAATTATTTACTCGCAGATCAGCTCTTTGTGCCTAAATACTTTGGCCATGCTGTTGAGTTAAATAAACATGGCGCTCCTACTTATAAGCAAGCTGTAAATCAAGTGCCCCACTTGCCTCCTCAATACCAACTAGATAAAAATACCTTAATAATTGATGCCCGGCCAGATAAATTATTTAAGCAAGGCCATTTTCCAGGGGCTATAAACTTGCAGGATGGAGCAAAATTTGAAACCTGGCTAGGTTCGGTAGTTGGGCCGGAGGAAAAGTTTTATTTGATTGTTGATTCTGTTTTAACTTTAGAAACTATTATTGCTAAAACGGCTAAGATTGGCTACGAACGCAATATTAAAGGCGCTTTAGTAAATCCGGAGAACCAAACCGAAAAATCGGAAATAACAGATACGGATGTTTTCAAATCAGATCCGGATGCTTTTACTATAATTGATATTCGGAACCACAACGAAGTAAAAGAAGGAAAATTTTTCCCGACGGCAATTCCTATTCCTTTACCGGAACTACGCGAACGTATCAGTGAAATTCCAACTGACAAACCTATCATGGTGCATTGTGCGGGTGGTTACCGTTCGGCGGCCGGCGCATCCATTATCGCCCGAAAAATCAAGAATCAACCGGTGTATGATTTAAGCGAGGCAATTAAAGATTTTAGCTAA
- the arfB gene encoding alternative ribosome rescue aminoacyl-tRNA hydrolase ArfB, which produces MIQTSKHRDFYPEFIFQTSRSGGPGGQNVNKVASKVELRFHVANSELLTPEEKTMLLEKLANRITGDGYLQIICQTERSQLTNKEMCVKKFYELLQKAFTRLKPRKATKPSRAAKQQRLESKKHHAEKKATRLKLKPGDI; this is translated from the coding sequence ATGATACAAACGAGTAAACACCGGGATTTTTATCCTGAATTTATTTTTCAAACGTCGCGCAGCGGCGGCCCGGGCGGCCAGAACGTAAACAAAGTGGCCTCTAAGGTAGAACTGCGTTTTCACGTAGCAAATTCCGAACTACTTACTCCTGAAGAAAAAACAATGTTGCTGGAGAAACTAGCTAATCGTATTACCGGTGACGGATATTTACAGATAATCTGTCAAACCGAACGTAGTCAGTTAACGAACAAAGAAATGTGCGTGAAAAAGTTTTACGAATTATTGCAAAAAGCTTTTACCCGCCTTAAACCCCGTAAAGCTACTAAACCCAGCCGGGCAGCCAAACAACAACGTTTAGAAAGTAAAAAACACCACGCCGAGAAAAAAGCCACTCGCCTTAAACTAAAGCCCGGTGATATTTAA
- a CDS encoding (2Fe-2S) ferredoxin domain-containing protein, with protein sequence MSKPFDIPQQVIYVCAGSKCKKHGGKDVGKLFREQAKSAGLKDSIEIIKTECTDRCKFAPIVSIQPQNVWLHDVMEYQVPQLFRQYLLTSPKTPSHTPTFPVSHPSNAPEGNIEQ encoded by the coding sequence ATGAGTAAACCTTTTGATATACCGCAACAAGTTATTTACGTATGCGCCGGAAGTAAATGCAAAAAGCACGGTGGAAAAGATGTAGGCAAGCTTTTTCGGGAGCAGGCTAAAAGTGCCGGCCTGAAAGATTCTATAGAAATTATTAAAACCGAATGTACTGATCGTTGCAAATTTGCCCCTATCGTGAGCATTCAGCCGCAAAATGTTTGGCTCCACGATGTAATGGAATACCAGGTACCCCAGTTATTTCGGCAATACCTTTTAACATCTCCTAAAACCCCCTCCCATACACCAACTTTTCCTGTATCTCACCCAAGTAACGCACCGGAAGGAAATATTGAACAATAA
- a CDS encoding LuxR C-terminal-related transcriptional regulator, translating to MKTSTGDFLADTTIAAPRHPNNFDELLQIWQNQSYDDVRINYDDFIQSNSILQKFLNMGACLTWILDVRTMHYTFISSNVKQVLGYEAHYFLNKGAPFISQIMHPGDLPKTLKLVKLIWDFLLALPVTQRQKYRFSGDYRVVKPDGTIVRILEQNSILQLDRKGNITHLLGTGSDITHWKKTDDVVASVVCTEDDTSFFCSSEEDYFRPQALLSKREREIVKLIAEGYNSKYIADKLFISFHTVNTHRQNIIGKTHTKNTTGLIQFAVCHGLI from the coding sequence ATGAAAACTTCAACTGGCGATTTTCTGGCAGATACCACCATTGCCGCTCCCCGGCACCCGAATAATTTTGACGAGTTACTGCAAATATGGCAAAACCAATCGTACGATGATGTACGAATAAATTACGACGACTTTATTCAGAGCAATTCTATTCTGCAAAAGTTTTTGAACATGGGCGCCTGTTTAACCTGGATTTTAGATGTCCGCACCATGCATTATACGTTTATCAGTAGTAATGTAAAACAAGTACTAGGCTACGAAGCGCACTATTTCTTAAATAAAGGAGCTCCGTTTATTTCGCAAATTATGCATCCCGGCGACCTGCCCAAAACGCTAAAACTAGTTAAACTTATCTGGGACTTTTTACTAGCCTTACCGGTTACACAACGGCAAAAATACAGATTTAGTGGCGATTATCGCGTGGTTAAGCCCGATGGCACAATTGTCCGAATTTTAGAACAAAATAGCATATTGCAACTCGACCGCAAAGGAAATATTACGCATTTACTCGGTACTGGCTCGGATATTACTCATTGGAAAAAAACCGACGATGTAGTTGCTTCGGTGGTTTGCACCGAAGATGATACGTCCTTTTTCTGCTCCTCCGAAGAGGACTACTTCAGACCGCAGGCCTTACTCAGCAAACGGGAACGGGAAATTGTTAAATTGATTGCCGAAGGATATAATAGTAAATACATCGCCGATAAATTGTTTATTAGTTTTCATACGGTAAACACCCACCGACAAAACATTATCGGAAAAACCCATACCAAAAACACGACTGGTCTTATTCAATTTGCCGTTTGCCATGGTTTAATATAA